One genomic region from Methanomassiliicoccaceae archaeon encodes:
- the hsp20 gene encoding archaeal heat shock protein Hsp20 has product MSEDIWNMLFREFENFNRRMDEMFSGVEDMSDPDVKTYGYTMYRGPDGIAHVKEFGNVAGELGLPSADSVREPFTDVALDEDIVRVVAEVPGAKKEDIAIDATYDSVSISVDTPNKRYRKEVALPCEVDLESAKAEYNNGILEVSFRSKDKKRSGRRIDVD; this is encoded by the coding sequence ATGAGCGAAGACATTTGGAACATGCTGTTCAGGGAATTCGAGAACTTCAACAGAAGGATGGATGAAATGTTCTCCGGTGTCGAAGATATGAGCGACCCCGATGTCAAGACATACGGGTACACGATGTACCGCGGCCCCGACGGGATCGCCCACGTCAAAGAATTCGGGAACGTCGCAGGAGAGCTCGGACTGCCGTCCGCGGATTCTGTGAGGGAACCGTTCACCGATGTTGCGCTGGACGAGGACATCGTGAGAGTGGTCGCAGAGGTCCCGGGTGCGAAGAAGGAGGACATCGCGATCGATGCGACCTACGATTCGGTATCGATCTCCGTGGACACGCCCAACAAGAGATACAGGAAGGAGGTGGCCCTGCCTTGCGAAGTAGACCTCGAATCCGCCAAAGCGGAGTACAACAACGGAATACTGGAGGTCAGTTTCAGGTCCAAGGACAAGAAGAGGTCCGGCAGGCGCATCGACGTCGACTGA
- a CDS encoding CDC48 family AAA ATPase — MAIKDRSDRAIKVAELKPGEAGRGVVRLDPELMTVMDIKVGDIVEITGDKRTVAKVLRGGPEDANRGIVRMDGTTRRNAGTSMDEKVAIKKVTAKNAVKITFSPTEQLRLQGGDEYLKQVFEGRAFSKGDAIALNVMGNKMELVVTSFAPSGEAAIMTSATQVKVSDKPADAAAGDIPKVSYDDIGGLGDAVNRIREMVELPLKHPELFKRLGIEAPKGVLLHGPPGTGKTMLAKAVAGETSSNFVYIGGPEIMSKFYGESEEKLREIFKDAEENAPSIIFIDEIDSIAPKRDEVTGETERRIVAQLLALMDGLKSRGKVVVIGATNRPNSIDEALRRPGRFDREIEIGIPDRDGRFEILQIHTRGMPIDDGVDLKLVADRTHGYAGADISALTKEAAMASLRRVLPDIDTENEEVPGDVLNKISVTADDFRDAFKDMQPATMREVLIERPNVKWEDIGALETVKQELKEAVEWPLKYAKVFEHMGAKPPKGILLYGPPGTGKTMLAKAVATESEANFISVKGPEFLNKWVGESEKAVRETFRKARQASPCVIFMDEIDSIAPNRGAGSSDSNVTERVVSQLLTEMDGLEALNNVVVIAATNRPDMIDPALLRPGRFDKSMLVAPPDKTSREAIFGIHTRGKPLEDGVDLKKLAEMTEGCTGADIAAICNEAVMTSVRRLVASGEVPTQEALDACKVAMGDFEGAVDKFGPAAAKRLREYNS, encoded by the coding sequence ATGGCAATAAAAGACAGGTCCGACAGGGCGATCAAGGTCGCGGAGCTCAAACCCGGAGAAGCGGGGAGAGGCGTAGTTAGGCTGGATCCGGAGCTCATGACCGTGATGGACATCAAGGTCGGAGACATAGTAGAGATAACAGGAGACAAGAGGACTGTTGCCAAGGTCCTCAGGGGAGGGCCCGAGGACGCCAACCGCGGGATCGTCCGGATGGACGGCACCACGAGAAGGAACGCCGGCACATCCATGGACGAGAAGGTCGCCATAAAGAAAGTAACGGCAAAGAACGCCGTGAAGATCACATTCTCGCCCACCGAACAGCTGAGGCTGCAGGGCGGAGACGAATATCTGAAACAGGTGTTCGAGGGGCGAGCGTTCTCCAAGGGAGATGCCATCGCGCTAAACGTGATGGGAAACAAGATGGAGCTCGTGGTCACATCTTTTGCTCCCTCGGGCGAAGCGGCCATAATGACCTCGGCGACACAGGTCAAGGTCAGCGATAAGCCGGCGGACGCCGCCGCAGGGGACATACCGAAGGTATCCTACGACGACATCGGCGGACTGGGCGACGCGGTCAACAGGATCAGGGAGATGGTGGAGCTTCCGCTCAAGCACCCGGAACTGTTCAAAAGGCTCGGGATCGAAGCGCCCAAGGGGGTCCTTCTGCACGGTCCGCCCGGGACCGGAAAGACCATGCTCGCCAAGGCCGTCGCAGGCGAGACCAGCAGCAACTTCGTATACATCGGCGGACCGGAGATCATGAGCAAGTTCTACGGCGAGTCCGAGGAAAAGCTCAGGGAGATCTTCAAAGACGCGGAGGAGAACGCTCCCAGCATCATATTCATCGACGAGATAGACAGCATCGCACCCAAGAGGGACGAGGTTACCGGAGAGACCGAACGCCGCATCGTAGCACAGCTTCTGGCACTGATGGACGGACTGAAGTCCCGCGGCAAAGTGGTCGTCATAGGGGCGACCAACAGGCCCAATTCCATCGACGAGGCGCTGAGAAGGCCGGGCAGGTTCGACAGGGAGATCGAGATAGGCATCCCGGACAGGGACGGCAGGTTCGAGATCCTCCAGATACACACGCGCGGAATGCCCATCGACGACGGCGTCGACCTGAAGCTTGTGGCCGACAGGACGCACGGGTACGCCGGTGCGGACATATCCGCCCTCACCAAAGAGGCCGCGATGGCGTCGCTGAGGCGCGTGCTTCCCGACATAGACACCGAGAACGAAGAGGTCCCGGGGGACGTGCTGAACAAGATCAGCGTCACCGCGGACGACTTCCGCGATGCGTTCAAAGATATGCAGCCCGCGACGATGAGAGAGGTCCTCATCGAGCGCCCCAACGTCAAGTGGGAGGACATCGGCGCGCTGGAAACCGTCAAGCAGGAGCTCAAGGAAGCGGTCGAATGGCCGCTGAAGTACGCCAAAGTGTTCGAGCATATGGGCGCCAAGCCGCCGAAGGGCATACTGCTCTACGGACCTCCGGGCACCGGAAAGACGATGCTCGCCAAGGCCGTAGCAACGGAGTCGGAGGCGAACTTCATATCTGTCAAAGGACCGGAGTTCCTGAACAAGTGGGTGGGAGAGTCCGAAAAGGCCGTGAGGGAAACGTTCAGAAAGGCCAGGCAGGCGTCGCCTTGCGTGATCTTCATGGACGAGATAGACAGCATAGCTCCGAACAGGGGAGCGGGAAGCAGCGACAGCAACGTGACCGAACGTGTGGTGTCCCAGCTGCTGACCGAGATGGACGGGCTCGAAGCACTGAACAACGTCGTGGTCATTGCGGCCACGAACCGCCCCGACATGATCGACCCTGCGCTGCTCAGGCCCGGAAGGTTTGACAAGAGCATGCTGGTCGCTCCGCCCGACAAGACGTCGAGGGAAGCGATATTCGGCATACACACCAGGGGCAAACCCCTCGAGGACGGCGTGGACCTCAAGAAGCTTGCAGAGATGACGGAGGGATGCACCGGCGCGGATATCGCGGCCATATGCAACGAGGCCGTGATGACCTCCGTCAGGCGCCTTGTGGCATCCGGCGAGGTGCCGACCCAGGAGGCCCTCGACGCATGCAAGGTGGCGATGGGGGACTTCGAGGGCGCGGTCGATAAATTCGGACCGGCCGCGGCAAAGAGGCTGAGGGAATACAACAGTTAA
- a CDS encoding ATP-binding protein has protein sequence MLIDFSVKNFGPFRDKTRLSLQRTSADEHPENLIDCPAIGEEALSSAAIFGPNSSGKSYILRALNVMMEMVRMPRIANTRINLYQPFRLSSETVKAPVEMEIRFVTDGILYHYSLSFDSDNVVFESLYYYPNGRSSKVFERKGSEFTFTKAMKNQKEVSEKTAPNSTYISVAAQFNNEICLNAHRGIVRDMIFVTGDAGGLFAPVVQMINDNPEIKKLMIRAMKIADFGISDMVSKIETRAASEFKDEIPPQLLDYVASIGALKITSTNLTLKHDFSGSDADEGALNFPIEIESNGTKQMLCIMGPIIDSLQNSKTIIIDEFGSYLHSDISRWIISQFKSGSNPNGAQIIVSTHDQTLMDTVELFRRDQIFFTRKNASDGSSELYSLSDFKGVRKDTDAQKGYSIGRYEALPYISPEDLMR, from the coding sequence ATGCTGATTGATTTTTCCGTCAAAAATTTCGGTCCTTTCCGTGACAAGACGAGGCTCAGTCTTCAGAGGACATCCGCAGACGAGCATCCGGAAAATCTCATCGATTGTCCGGCGATCGGTGAAGAGGCGCTCAGTTCGGCAGCCATATTCGGTCCGAACTCTTCCGGAAAGTCATACATTCTCCGCGCATTAAATGTCATGATGGAAATGGTAAGGATGCCACGCATCGCCAACACCAGGATCAATCTTTATCAACCGTTCCGTCTGTCGTCGGAGACGGTGAAAGCACCGGTCGAAATGGAGATCAGATTTGTGACCGACGGCATCCTCTATCATTATTCTTTGTCGTTCGACAGTGATAATGTCGTATTCGAGTCCCTTTATTATTACCCCAATGGACGCAGCAGCAAGGTGTTCGAGAGAAAAGGCTCCGAATTCACATTTACCAAGGCCATGAAGAATCAGAAGGAGGTTTCGGAGAAGACCGCCCCCAATTCCACGTATATTTCGGTGGCCGCACAGTTCAATAACGAGATATGCCTCAACGCCCACAGAGGCATCGTCCGGGATATGATATTTGTAACGGGTGACGCAGGAGGTCTGTTCGCCCCGGTCGTACAGATGATAAATGACAATCCGGAAATCAAAAAGCTTATGATACGTGCAATGAAAATCGCCGATTTCGGTATTTCCGACATGGTGAGCAAGATAGAAACCAGAGCGGCCTCCGAGTTTAAGGACGAGATCCCCCCGCAGCTTCTGGACTACGTAGCATCGATCGGTGCTTTAAAAATAACCTCGACCAATCTTACACTGAAACATGATTTCAGCGGCTCTGATGCGGATGAGGGCGCTCTTAACTTCCCCATCGAAATAGAGTCCAATGGCACCAAGCAGATGCTGTGCATCATGGGTCCGATCATAGACTCCCTTCAAAACAGTAAGACGATAATAATCGACGAGTTCGGATCATATCTGCATTCCGATATTTCGCGCTGGATCATATCGCAGTTCAAGTCAGGCTCGAATCCAAACGGCGCCCAGATCATTGTAAGCACCCACGATCAGACGCTGATGGATACGGTCGAACTGTTCAGGAGGGACCAGATATTCTTCACACGGAAGAACGCCTCCGACGGCTCATCCGAGCTTTATTCGCTGTCCGACTTTAAAGGCGTAAGAAAGGATACAGATGCCCAGAAGGGATACTCGATAGGGAGGTACGAGGCCCTGCCGTACATATCGCCAGAGGACCTGATGAGATGA
- a CDS encoding RloB family protein: protein MVEGTTEYNYFRRFVKRNSKLKVKPLQSKRRDAVSIAEACVKRSEEYGISKKDGDRSAVVYDVDQNTGDSISKSEEICKRNGAEMYISNPSFECWLLMHFQDVGGGCTQDSLEDSLTVVLGCRYEKSNEINGKIDDTKIREAISRSSKRICIREKRNKDCLKTYPSSTLHFLVGDILDP from the coding sequence ATGGTCGAGGGCACAACCGAATATAATTATTTCAGAAGATTCGTAAAGCGCAATTCAAAACTGAAGGTGAAACCTCTCCAATCTAAGCGGCGAGATGCCGTCAGTATCGCAGAGGCATGTGTCAAAAGGTCTGAAGAATACGGCATATCCAAGAAGGATGGCGATAGGTCCGCGGTCGTTTATGACGTCGACCAAAACACGGGCGACAGCATATCGAAATCAGAGGAGATATGTAAGAGAAATGGTGCCGAAATGTATATCTCCAACCCATCTTTCGAATGCTGGCTGCTAATGCATTTCCAGGATGTCGGCGGCGGTTGCACTCAGGATTCACTCGAAGACAGTCTTACCGTTGTTTTGGGGTGCAGGTATGAAAAGTCGAATGAAATAAATGGAAAAATCGACGACACTAAGATCCGAGAGGCGATAAGCCGTTCTTCCAAGAGGATATGCATCCGTGAAAAACGAAATAAGGATTGCCTGAAAACATATCCGAGCAGTACCCTGCATTTTCTGGTCGGAGATATCTTAGATCCGTGA
- a CDS encoding TrpB-like pyridoxal phosphate-dependent enzyme, whose amino-acid sequence MSIPKDIRTTLDVEDIPKKWYNLAADLPKPLEPPINMKTGKPAGPEDLESLFCKEILMQEMSTERYIDIPEEVRDNLVYLNRPSPLQRAYRLEKYLKTPAKIYFKREDLSPLGSHKGNTALAQAYYNAEAGIHTLTTETGAGQWGTALAAVSNLFDIKTTVFMVRGSYDQKPTRKALIELYGGTIHPSPSVYTEFGRKYLKEHPGTVGSLGVAITEACEVASKDPGTCYSLGSVLNHVMLHQTVIGLETMEQMKKAEIKPDIMIACAGGGSNFGGFCFPLMGEKIKGRTDCEFIAAESKAAPSITEGEYKYDLGDTGGYTPLLMMYTMGHDYVPSSVHAGGLRYHGMSPLVSAAVNQGLARAVAYDQVETFEAGAMFARTEGIVPAPESTHALRTAIDEAIKCRKTGEEKTIVFCLSGHGLLDLKGYSEYLDGSMRSSAN is encoded by the coding sequence ATGTCAATACCTAAGGACATACGAACCACACTCGATGTCGAAGACATTCCAAAGAAATGGTACAATCTGGCCGCGGACCTGCCGAAGCCTCTGGAACCGCCGATAAACATGAAGACCGGGAAACCAGCAGGCCCCGAGGACCTGGAGTCCCTCTTCTGCAAGGAGATTCTGATGCAGGAGATGTCCACCGAGAGGTACATCGACATACCGGAAGAGGTCAGGGACAACCTGGTGTACCTCAACCGTCCCTCTCCGCTGCAGAGGGCGTACCGCCTTGAGAAATATCTCAAGACCCCGGCCAAGATATACTTCAAAAGAGAGGACCTCAGCCCGCTCGGAAGCCACAAGGGGAACACTGCGCTGGCCCAGGCGTACTACAACGCCGAGGCCGGGATACACACACTCACCACGGAGACGGGGGCGGGGCAGTGGGGAACGGCCCTCGCGGCGGTCTCAAACCTGTTCGACATCAAGACGACAGTGTTCATGGTCCGCGGGAGCTACGACCAGAAGCCCACAAGGAAGGCGCTCATCGAGCTCTACGGAGGCACTATACACCCTTCGCCCTCGGTATATACGGAGTTCGGGCGCAAGTATCTGAAGGAGCACCCGGGCACCGTCGGTTCCCTGGGAGTGGCGATCACCGAAGCCTGCGAGGTCGCGTCCAAGGACCCAGGCACATGCTATTCTCTAGGAAGCGTGCTGAACCACGTCATGCTCCACCAGACCGTGATAGGGCTGGAGACCATGGAACAGATGAAGAAGGCCGAGATCAAGCCCGACATCATGATCGCATGCGCCGGGGGAGGGTCGAACTTCGGAGGTTTCTGCTTCCCGCTGATGGGAGAAAAGATCAAAGGCCGCACGGACTGCGAGTTCATCGCGGCCGAGTCGAAGGCCGCTCCGAGCATAACCGAAGGAGAGTACAAGTACGATCTCGGGGACACCGGCGGATACACGCCGCTGCTGATGATGTACACGATGGGGCACGATTACGTCCCCTCGTCGGTGCACGCCGGGGGGCTGAGGTATCACGGCATGTCGCCTCTGGTATCGGCGGCGGTCAACCAGGGCCTCGCCAGGGCGGTGGCCTACGACCAGGTCGAGACCTTCGAGGCGGGCGCGATGTTCGCCAGGACGGAGGGGATAGTGCCCGCGCCGGAATCCACCCACGCGCTGAGGACGGCGATCGACGAGGCCATCAAATGCCGCAAGACCGGCGAGGAGAAGACGATCGTGTTCTGCCTGTCGGGCCACGGCCTGCTGGACCTCAAGGGGTACTCGGAATACCTCGACGGCAGCATGAGGTCGTCGGCCAACTAA
- the endA gene encoding tRNA-intron lyase gives MPGELKGDTVIVSDQREGGQLYSKGNYGYPMSGGGLELDLTEAVYLVESDRLLVESGGKKVEFDELFAQASKQNEGFDVKYLVYRDMRSRGFVVKTETGGFDLSVFPRGKTMSNSRPEYMVRAVSERTVLDISDFSAEISHTEGKGRELLYGVADEEGDVTYYKMSTRDPRGSVPMASTGGRIDGVLISDRVFVFDADSYGRLKEAGFFGKDIGGALQLSLIESCYLSEKGALNVIRHDGRAVGTKELKKLGSETQSDFPLRISAYYDLRSRGLVVKTGFKYGTHFRVYEGSPDECHARYLVHAVPASDTAMWPEISRTVRLSGGVKKDILFCRISEGIEYLEFKWFRP, from the coding sequence ATGCCGGGCGAACTTAAGGGGGACACGGTCATCGTGTCCGACCAGAGAGAGGGCGGCCAGCTCTACAGTAAGGGCAATTACGGCTATCCCATGAGCGGAGGCGGCCTGGAGCTCGATCTGACCGAGGCGGTGTATCTCGTAGAGAGCGACCGTCTCCTGGTGGAGTCCGGCGGAAAAAAGGTGGAGTTCGACGAGCTTTTCGCACAGGCCTCGAAACAGAACGAAGGGTTCGACGTCAAATATCTGGTTTACAGGGACATGAGGTCCCGCGGTTTCGTCGTCAAAACCGAGACGGGGGGCTTCGACCTTTCGGTGTTCCCAAGGGGAAAGACGATGAGCAACTCCCGTCCGGAGTACATGGTCAGGGCGGTTTCCGAGCGTACGGTCCTCGATATAAGCGATTTCTCGGCCGAGATATCACATACCGAAGGGAAGGGGCGGGAGCTCCTTTACGGGGTGGCGGACGAGGAGGGTGATGTCACATACTACAAGATGTCCACGAGGGACCCGCGTGGCTCCGTGCCCATGGCTTCCACGGGCGGACGGATCGACGGGGTGCTGATCAGCGACCGCGTGTTCGTTTTCGATGCGGACAGCTACGGGAGGCTGAAAGAGGCCGGGTTCTTCGGTAAAGACATCGGCGGCGCGCTCCAGCTATCGTTGATAGAAAGCTGTTATCTTTCCGAGAAGGGCGCGCTAAACGTCATCCGGCACGACGGCAGGGCCGTCGGGACCAAGGAGCTTAAGAAGCTGGGTTCGGAGACCCAAAGCGACTTCCCCCTGCGGATATCGGCGTACTATGATCTGAGGTCCCGCGGCCTGGTCGTCAAGACGGGTTTCAAGTACGGCACCCATTTCAGAGTGTACGAGGGGTCCCCGGACGAATGCCACGCACGTTATCTCGTCCATGCCGTACCGGCGTCGGACACCGCGATGTGGCCCGAGATATCCAGGACCGTCCGGCTGTCCGGAGGGGTGAAGAAGGACATCCTCTTCTGCCGGATAAGCGAAGGCATAGAATATCTGGAGTTCAAATGGTTCAGGCCGTGA
- a CDS encoding polysaccharide pyruvyl transferase family protein: MTGRTDGDYSMIGYSTNNIGDDIQSVAASRFLPKVDRFVNRENMWRYDGPKTKMILNAFYMDTSKHFPPSDSIDPLLTSMHVTPLWRDGIMKRGKQYLLDHGPVGCRDRSTLEYMQENDVPAYFSGCLTLTLLPNPGIERQGHILAVDVPEKEVEAMRKMTDRPIFELSHDFWESYSMDVRHRFAKSFLYLYSSAHCVVTRRMHAALPSLSVGTPVVLLDHDLEKFPGRFSGLRELVHCMTHEEFDSGGYDVDTPPPNPEKHLDIRNALVNSCTGFTGHDNGSVIGPVSLPEVMGLVRCTEADRIREFHSIWKLEMARLIYSRFIKKNRPEDIE, translated from the coding sequence ATGACTGGTCGGACAGACGGCGACTACTCGATGATCGGGTATTCGACGAACAACATAGGTGACGACATACAGAGCGTCGCGGCATCCCGCTTCCTGCCGAAGGTGGACAGGTTCGTAAACCGGGAGAACATGTGGCGGTACGACGGTCCGAAGACCAAGATGATACTGAACGCGTTCTACATGGACACATCCAAACACTTTCCCCCTTCCGACAGCATCGACCCGCTGCTCACCTCGATGCACGTCACGCCCTTATGGAGAGACGGCATCATGAAGAGGGGAAAACAATATCTGCTGGACCACGGCCCGGTGGGATGCAGGGACCGCAGCACCCTGGAATATATGCAGGAGAACGACGTCCCGGCATACTTCTCGGGATGCCTCACGCTGACATTGTTGCCGAACCCGGGGATCGAAAGACAGGGTCACATCCTTGCCGTTGATGTCCCCGAGAAAGAGGTGGAGGCCATGCGTAAGATGACCGACAGGCCCATATTCGAGCTGTCGCATGATTTCTGGGAGTCCTACAGCATGGATGTAAGGCACCGTTTCGCGAAATCGTTCCTTTACCTTTACAGTTCCGCCCACTGCGTGGTCACGAGAAGGATGCATGCCGCCCTGCCGTCACTTTCGGTGGGGACGCCGGTCGTCCTCCTGGACCACGACCTGGAAAAATTCCCGGGAAGGTTCAGCGGACTGAGGGAGCTCGTGCACTGCATGACGCATGAAGAGTTCGACAGCGGAGGATATGATGTCGACACCCCGCCTCCGAACCCCGAAAAGCATCTGGATATCAGGAACGCCCTCGTAAATTCCTGCACCGGGTTCACGGGTCACGACAACGGAAGCGTGATCGGACCGGTGAGCCTGCCGGAAGTGATGGGGCTCGTCCGCTGCACGGAGGCCGATCGGATTAGGGAGTTCCATTCGATATGGAAGCTCGAGATGGCGAGGCTGATCTACTCGCGATTCATAAAAAAGAACAGGCCCGAAGACATAGAATGA
- a CDS encoding transcription initiation factor IIB — translation MAKSKEGTEEIEVCPECGSHHLVRDYERGELICEDCGLVLDDQFIDQGPEWRAFDVEQGEKRARTGAPMTYTIHDKGLSTEISWKNKDSYGKSIPTRNRAQLYRLRKWQRRIRVSNATERNLAFALSELDRMASAMGLPRNVRETAAMIYRKAVNKNLIRGRSIEGVVAASLYAACRQCGVPRTLDEVAGASRVGRKEIGRTYRFMTRELKLKLMPTKPQDYVQRFCSELKLSGEVQSKAAEILKDASEKELTSGRGPTGVAAAAIYISSILCNERRTQREVADVAGVTEVTIRNRYKELTEKLGIVIQL, via the coding sequence ATGGCAAAGTCAAAAGAAGGCACTGAAGAGATTGAGGTCTGTCCGGAGTGCGGCAGCCATCACCTTGTTAGAGATTACGAGCGCGGTGAGCTGATATGCGAGGACTGCGGATTGGTTCTCGACGACCAGTTCATCGACCAGGGACCGGAGTGGAGAGCCTTCGACGTCGAACAGGGCGAGAAGAGGGCACGCACCGGCGCCCCGATGACATATACTATTCACGACAAGGGCCTCTCGACGGAGATCTCTTGGAAGAACAAGGACAGCTACGGCAAGAGCATCCCCACCAGGAACCGCGCCCAGCTGTACAGGCTCAGGAAATGGCAGAGAAGGATACGCGTATCCAACGCTACCGAGAGGAACCTGGCGTTCGCCCTGTCGGAACTTGACAGGATGGCGTCCGCGATGGGCCTCCCCCGTAACGTCCGCGAGACCGCGGCGATGATCTACAGAAAAGCCGTCAACAAGAACCTCATCAGGGGACGCTCCATTGAAGGGGTCGTGGCCGCATCGCTGTACGCGGCATGCAGGCAATGCGGAGTCCCCAGGACCCTCGACGAAGTCGCAGGGGCGAGCCGTGTCGGGCGCAAAGAGATAGGGCGCACGTACAGGTTCATGACCCGCGAGCTAAAGCTCAAGCTCATGCCGACCAAGCCTCAGGACTACGTGCAGAGATTCTGCTCGGAGCTCAAGCTGAGCGGAGAGGTACAAAGCAAAGCCGCCGAGATACTGAAGGATGCGTCCGAGAAGGAGCTCACCTCCGGACGCGGGCCCACTGGCGTCGCGGCGGCCGCGATATACATCTCCTCCATCCTGTGCAACGAGCGCAGGACCCAGCGCGAAGTTGCGGACGTCGCCGGCGTGACCGAGGTCACCATCAGGAACAGATACAAAGAGCTGACCGAGAAGTTGGGGATCGTCATCCAACTCTGA
- a CDS encoding Gar1/Naf1 family protein, translating into MDFLGTVAEITSDGRAVVSASVPPEVGDPVFDSRKRRLGKVVRIFGPVDGPYVSVELENVNVSELAGADLYIQGVKQNGKVKRRH; encoded by the coding sequence ATGGATTTTTTGGGGACCGTTGCGGAAATTACTTCTGACGGCAGAGCTGTGGTTTCGGCCTCCGTACCCCCAGAGGTGGGGGATCCTGTTTTCGACTCCCGCAAGCGCAGGTTAGGTAAAGTGGTTCGTATATTCGGACCGGTGGACGGACCGTATGTGTCCGTCGAGCTGGAAAACGTAAACGTTTCGGAGCTGGCCGGTGCGGACCTATACATCCAAGGGGTGAAACAAAATGGCAAAGTCAAAAGAAGGCACTGA
- the purE gene encoding 5-(carboxyamino)imidazole ribonucleotide mutase, whose protein sequence is MPTVSIILGSKSDLSVADKAIGILRDFSIAFEINVASAHRTPKRVEDLVKGSDASVFIAIAGLSAALPGVVASFTTRPVIGVPVSGKLNIDSVLSIVQMPAGVPVAAVGLDRGDNAAILAAEILAVSDARLAAALLQYRVQQADKVEKDSEEVAAGV, encoded by the coding sequence ATGCCTACGGTTTCAATCATTCTCGGGAGCAAAAGCGATCTCTCGGTAGCAGACAAGGCGATCGGTATCCTGAGGGATTTCTCTATCGCTTTCGAAATCAATGTGGCTTCGGCGCACAGGACCCCCAAGAGGGTGGAGGACCTGGTCAAAGGGTCCGATGCCAGCGTGTTCATCGCCATTGCGGGGCTGTCGGCGGCCCTGCCCGGCGTCGTGGCGTCCTTCACAACGAGACCGGTCATCGGCGTGCCGGTGAGCGGCAAGCTCAACATCGATTCCGTACTTTCCATCGTTCAGATGCCCGCCGGGGTCCCCGTGGCCGCAGTAGGGCTGGACCGCGGGGACAACGCGGCGATTCTCGCCGCCGAGATACTGGCTGTTTCCGACGCCAGGCTCGCCGCCGCACTTCTGCAGTACAGGGTGCAGCAGGCCGACAAAGTGGAGAAGGACTCCGAGGAGGTGGCCGCCGGTGTTTGA
- the guaA gene encoding glutamine-hydrolyzing GMP synthase has translation MFDAEKFIDEAIASVRENTKGKAIIACSGGVDSSVSAVIAGRAIGDRLLAVFVDTGLMRKGEAEEVEEMFRDTGINFKSVDASKEYFEALEGVTEPEQKRKVIGEKFIRIFEREAKEFGAKYLVQGTIAPDWIESGDGVRDTIKSHHNVGGLPKDMDMMLVEPLRDLYKDEVRQVARKLDIKSSERQPFPGPGLAVRCLAEITPDNIAVVREACFIVEDEIRKAAEAGKMKVPWQYFAVLLPARSVGVQGDRRAYGRTIAVRAVESIDGMTASHSDIPLAVLNAISQRITSRMKNEVNRVVYDITDKPPATIEWE, from the coding sequence GTGTTTGATGCCGAGAAGTTCATCGACGAGGCGATAGCCTCGGTCAGAGAAAACACCAAAGGCAAGGCCATAATAGCATGCTCCGGCGGTGTAGACAGTTCGGTTTCCGCGGTCATCGCCGGAAGGGCGATCGGCGACCGGTTGCTCGCTGTTTTCGTGGACACGGGCCTGATGCGCAAGGGCGAGGCCGAAGAGGTCGAAGAGATGTTCCGCGACACGGGCATCAACTTCAAGTCGGTAGATGCGTCGAAGGAGTACTTCGAGGCGCTCGAAGGCGTGACCGAGCCGGAACAGAAAAGAAAGGTCATCGGGGAGAAGTTCATCCGTATTTTCGAAAGAGAGGCGAAGGAGTTCGGCGCCAAGTATCTGGTGCAGGGAACCATAGCCCCGGACTGGATCGAATCCGGAGACGGGGTCAGGGACACGATAAAGTCCCATCACAACGTGGGCGGGCTCCCTAAAGACATGGACATGATGCTGGTCGAACCCCTCAGGGACCTCTACAAGGACGAGGTCAGGCAGGTCGCCAGGAAGCTCGACATAAAATCCTCGGAAAGGCAGCCCTTCCCCGGGCCCGGGCTCGCGGTCAGGTGCCTCGCGGAGATAACCCCCGATAACATAGCGGTGGTCCGCGAGGCGTGTTTCATCGTAGAGGACGAGATAAGGAAGGCCGCCGAAGCCGGGAAGATGAAGGTCCCGTGGCAGTACTTCGCCGTTCTGCTTCCCGCCAGGTCGGTCGGGGTGCAGGGCGACAGGCGCGCATACGGAAGGACCATTGCGGTACGTGCCGTCGAATCCATCGACGGAATGACGGCGTCCCACAGCGATATCCCGCTGGCGGTGCTGAACGCCATCTCGCAACGCATAACCAGCAGGATGAAGAACGAGGTCAACCGCGTGGTGTACGACATAACCGACAAGCCGCCCGCGACCATCGAATGGGAATGA